The proteins below are encoded in one region of Cucurbita pepo subsp. pepo cultivar mu-cu-16 chromosome LG10, ASM280686v2, whole genome shotgun sequence:
- the LOC111804169 gene encoding protein FATTY ACID EXPORT 3, chloroplastic-like: MESLLVLNPTPSPGHPSPLKLNKSTAVPVRYHPNSSLRLDPLMGYRACKVSSVANTLTHNGFLSPYQRCALTRRVMVFSASHEESHSESQGEKDGKDINFDAEKPQELWKKALDSFKKQALKMKAISKEAYEEYSAKALVALKETSKVLKIQADKAKNDLNFIMQECGEECKEYIATVAENCPEEVKEIVETFTSPTADLSDISKLQDFHYGIPYGLVLSCGGFLSFMITGSLSAVRFGMIPGGALLALSVLSLQSYKRGQLLPLALKGQTAIASILFLRELLLVFRRPSFVNLLTTLISATMVLLYVHRIMLNARIKKERF, from the exons ATGGAGTCGCTTTTGGTTCTCAATCCCACTCCTTCCCCCGGCCACCCATCCCCTTTGAAGCTCAATAAGTCTACTGCTGTTCCTGTCCGCTACCACCCCAATTCGTCTCTGCGGCTCGATCCCTTGATGGGTTATCGTGCTTGTAAGGTCTCCTCTGTCGCTAACACTCTTACCCATAATGGGTTTCTCTCGCCGTATCAAAGGTGTGCTTTGACTCGACGGGTTATGGTGTTTTCCGCGTCGCATGAGGAGTCG CATTCAGAATCTCAAGGGGAGAAAGATGGAAAAGATATCAATTTTGATGCAGAAAAGCCACAAGAGTTATGGAAAAAAGCTTTAGATTCCTTCAAAAAACAAGCCCTGAAAATGAAagccatttcaaaggaagcgTATGAGGAATACTCTGCGAAAGCATTAGTTGCTCTGAAAGAAACTTCTAAGGTTTTGAAGATTCAAGCTGATAAGGCAAAGAATGATTTGAACTTTATAATGCAAGAATGCGGTGAAGAATGTAAAGAATATATTGCCACTGTTGCAGAGAACTGTCCTGAAGAAGTTAAGGAGATTGTGGAAACATTTACTTCTCCAACTGCTGACTTAAGTGATATTTCAAAACTTCAAGACTTTCATTATGGGATACCATATG GACTGGTCCTTTCTTGTGGTGGTTTCCTTTCCTTTATGATAACTGGAAGCCTTTCTGCAGTTAGATTTGGAATGATACCTGGTGGTGCTTTGTTGGCCTTGAGTGTTTTAAGCTTGCAGTCATACAAAAGAGGACAATTACTTCCTCTTGCACTGAAGGGGCAGACAG CGATTGCAAGCATTCTATTTCTTAGAGAGTTGCTCTTAGTGTTTCGG AGACCATCATTTGTTAATCTCTTGACAACTTTGATCAG TGCAACTATGGTCTTACTTTACGTCCATAGGATCATGCTGAACGCTCGCatcaaaaaggaaagattttAG
- the LOC111804167 gene encoding probable serine/threonine-protein kinase PBL18 has product MGCFRVSKSKKKNHAQSVHDKRVKSKEIVPTMLPEPQICIRTLQSAPPSFNTRVKPVQPANGAAGSRVRTLSAPSTLDVAEQDALSSVEYDEAEESIGRFGMNKEQRSPSPQPLPLPSPQIIVALKKTGSFKSVVSSGPLYASGPLPLPPVGAVRNFSFEEISAACHNFSAESCVSETSSLMYKASFGDDASTSKKFEATVTCRHPSNQGFKEFVSEVSTLASLQHPNICKLLGFHAHEGSGQRMLVYERLFHGSLDRLLYVRSDGPPIDWNTRIKIALCAAQGLTFLHEEGPFQAMYNDFSTANIQIDKDFSAKLSGYGCVGQVPTPESEISNNSVAAAYLPMETLERGLLTPKSNVWSFGVVLLELLTGRRNLDSRYPKEERNLVKWSRPFLADDGRLSLIMDSQLKGRFPTKAARTVADIAQKCLQKDPSERPTMRNVVEHLKTIQNLKQSSRFPLQEPTASPAKQMLRSPSLDGFISPAAARLSFSPSPPSGVHPSLSPGAKTFTPTLPSRLCSTLSFEDFDRQERRKSSASSLRRPRIEGY; this is encoded by the exons ATGGGGTGTTTCAGAGTTTCAAAGagcaagaagaaaaatcaTGCACAGAGTGTTCATGACAAACGGGTTAAGTCTAAAGAAATTGTGCCAACTATGCTGCCCGAACCCCAAATTTGTATCCGCACGTTGCAGTCTGCACCACCAAGTTTTAACACCAGAGTGAAACCTGTACAACCAGCTAATGGAGCTGCTGGAAGTAGAGTACGTACATTGTCCGCTCCATCGACTCTCGATGTAGCAGAACAGGACGCTCTTTCATCAGTTGAATATGACGAAGCAGAAGAGTCAATTGGTAGATTCGGAATGAATAAAGAACAAAGATCCCCAAGTCCTCAACCCCTTCCTCTTCCATCACCCCAGATTATTGTGGCCTTAAAGAAAACTGGAAGCTTTAAATCAGTGGTGTCATCTGGCCCTCTGTATGCCTCTGGACCTTTACCACTACCACCTGTGGGAGCGGTCAGAAATTTTTCGTTTGAAGAAATATCTGCTGCTTGCCATAATTTTTCTGCCGAATCCTGTGTTTCAGAGACGTCTTCTTTAATGTATAAGGCTTCTTTTGGAGATGACGCGTCGACTTcaaagaagtttgaagccaccgTTACTTGCCGTCATCCCTCCAACCAG GGTTTTAAGGAATTTGTTTCCGAGGTCAGTACTCTAGCATCCTTGCAACATCCAAACATCTGTAAATTGCTTGGATTTCATGCCCATGAGGGTTCAGGGCAGAGAATGCTGGTGTACGAGAGGCTCTTTCACGGAAGCTTAGATCGTCTATTGTATGTACGATCAGATGGGCCTCCTATTGACTGGAATACAAGAATAAAGATTGCATTATGTGCTGCACAAGGACTCACTTTCCTGCATGAAGAGGGACCTTTTCAG GCAATGTACAATGATTTTTCGACCGCCAACATACAAATCGACAAGGATTTTAGTGCCAAGCTTTCTGGTTATGGATGTGTTGGACAGGTTCCAACACCCGAGTCAGAGATCTCTAACAATTCTGTG GCAGCAGCATATCTACCAATGGAGACATTGGAGAGGGGGCTGCTTACCCCAAAGAGCAACGTTTGGAGCTTTGGAGTCGTTCTTCTAGAATTGCTAACTGGGCGAAGAAATCTCGATTCTCGTTACCCAAAAGAAGAGAGGAACTTAGTTAAGTGGAGCAGACCGTTCCTCGCTGACGATGGTCGATTGTCGTTGATCATGGATTCTCAATTAAAAGGCCGCTTCCCAACCAAGGCAGCCAGGACAGTGGCTGACATTGCTCAAAAATGTCTTCAGAAGGATCCCTCTGAAAGACCCACAATGAGAAATGTAGTTGAGCATCTGAAGACCATCCAAAATTTAAAGCAATCGAGCCGATTCCCTCTGCAAGAACCCACTGCTTCCCCTGCAAAACAGATGCTAAGATCACCAAGCCTTGATGGATTCATTTCACCAGCAGCAGCCAGATTAAGTTTCTCGCCTTCTCCACCTTCTGGAGTTCACCCATCTCTTTCACCTGGTGCGAAAACTTTCACTCCTACGCTTCCGTCCCGGCTATGTTCAACCCTCTCCTTTGAGGATTTCGATCGACAAGAAAGGCGAAAATCATCTGCATCATCCCTTCGAAGACCTCGAATCGAAGGATACTGa